In a genomic window of Dyadobacter fermentans DSM 18053:
- a CDS encoding helix-turn-helix transcriptional regulator: protein MKIVFTSEEFAELNFERGYSEGFGVADRSGIWEEKSEYSHLGMYSRIHRIFCPGIIISMAEGMLDRDLVQILESDFPYLQMHFELSTTGCLYIPQAEAEIETVIYGGTHSLLFYPALKGRLHYLKKPMSQSVEIELSLDFLRRLFHNDLEVLGEFGKNIEQNQPAIMGSRSFPITQAMKRLLAEIRDCPYTGALKKAFIEAKVIELLTMQIGQINAAEPGRKSLKRSDIDKLHEVKNLLLRNIENPFSIEELARVAGLNRTKLQEGFKELFGTTVFGYIADTRLEEARRHILDPGSALSIGEIAALSGYKNPQHFTAAFKKKFGYLPRDARR from the coding sequence ATGAAAATCGTATTCACTTCGGAAGAATTTGCGGAACTCAACTTCGAGCGGGGATATTCGGAGGGCTTCGGCGTGGCCGACCGGTCGGGTATTTGGGAGGAAAAGAGTGAGTACAGCCACCTGGGCATGTATTCCCGCATTCACCGGATCTTTTGTCCGGGGATCATCATTTCCATGGCGGAGGGAATGCTGGACCGCGACCTGGTGCAAATCCTCGAAAGCGATTTTCCTTACCTGCAAATGCATTTCGAGCTTTCCACCACCGGATGCCTGTACATTCCGCAAGCCGAGGCCGAAATCGAAACGGTGATTTACGGCGGCACGCATTCGCTGCTCTTTTACCCGGCGCTGAAAGGCCGCCTGCATTATCTCAAAAAACCGATGTCGCAGAGCGTCGAAATAGAATTGTCGCTCGATTTCCTGCGCCGGCTGTTTCATAACGACCTGGAGGTGCTGGGCGAGTTTGGGAAGAACATCGAGCAAAACCAGCCGGCGATCATGGGAAGCCGCAGCTTTCCGATCACCCAGGCGATGAAAAGGCTGCTGGCGGAAATACGGGACTGCCCCTACACCGGCGCATTGAAAAAGGCTTTTATCGAAGCAAAAGTGATTGAACTGCTCACGATGCAGATCGGTCAGATCAACGCCGCGGAGCCTGGACGGAAAAGCCTCAAACGGTCGGATATCGACAAGCTCCACGAGGTGAAAAACCTGCTTTTGCGCAACATCGAAAACCCGTTTTCAATCGAAGAACTTGCCCGTGTGGCGGGGCTGAACCGGACCAAATTGCAGGAAGGGTTCAAGGAGCTTTTCGGGACAACCGTTTTCGGCTACATTGCCGATACCCGGCTCGAAGAAGCCCGGAGGCACATTCTCGACCCGGGTTCGGCGCTTTCAATCGGTGAAATTGCAGCGCTTTCCGGCTATAAAAACCCGCAGCATTTCACGGCTGCATTCAAGAAAAAATTCGGTTATCTCCCCCGCGACGCCCGCCGCTAA
- a CDS encoding outer membrane beta-barrel protein yields MEAFKLILCLWLVSLVPALAQNTPGAGKITGIVLDSATRKPMRMASVSLLQARDSAYVSATITGGDGDFAFRKVAPGSYRLLVTFVGYKNVSRPVSVARDAHSDAGTLLMTEQGTDLSEVVIRQEIAPVTIKQDTLEFNAGAFKTQPNAQVEELLRKLPGIEVARDGSIKANGVAVNKVLVDGKPFFGNDPKMATRNLPADIVDKVQMYDQSSDQSQFSGVDDGDRERTINITIKKDKGKGYFGQNAVGVGPRTGGPRAVGPRSGGQSAASQSARYQARLNVNRFNNHNGGPNRQLSVIGQANNLNQQNFTMSDGNLPGPGSGGPQQVGQPGGEGSEGQVAPSNITTVAALGANYRTESNAVKWGKRTEMTASYFASRAVTTTDQQARRENILPGQSFIADQSSYSKNTMLSHRINGRFELPLDSLTSLRFTPNISFQTKDFRSSNASYSYRSPEDSLNKGLTNYNLRGYGLNAYNNLLLMRKYRKEGRSLSANLNSILTTGGTTAYNRSANTFFDTLTTPRGPQRIDQRNAQDQFAIQNTVNVSFTEPISFTQKLEFRYAYSNSYGKLLRNVADKSVETNGYDTRDSLLSRDFENTFETNRLGATFQTRRLRYTLAFGADAQLASLRPEDRSNDARYRTSYAYFMPNALFSYTFRGNKNLRLQYRTRVASPGITQLIPVADNSNPLNITTGNPTLRPEYYHNLTLSFNISARGGADNLFVFGSLNQSNNRIGLSTRTNASGVLVTTPVNTSGFVSANGFVSLGKKIQPLRLSVNLSTQGNLARNTNFINDADNVTTTTSLGQGIRLQSDYNGRIDYGLSARVTYQQARYSLLSQQNMQFWSQYATADVHWQLPGNLVITSDVTYIGNTGRAEGYNQRFLLWNAAIAKQFLRTRQAEVRLQVFDLLNQNRSLIRNTGDTYIEDVRSRVLKRYFLLTLVYNLRKFGS; encoded by the coding sequence GTGGAGGCATTTAAACTGATACTCTGCCTGTGGCTGGTTTCGCTCGTGCCGGCATTGGCCCAGAACACGCCCGGAGCCGGCAAAATCACCGGAATCGTGCTCGATTCGGCCACGCGGAAGCCGATGCGAATGGCCTCGGTATCCCTCTTGCAGGCCCGCGACTCCGCATACGTGAGCGCGACGATCACCGGCGGCGACGGCGATTTCGCATTCCGAAAAGTGGCGCCCGGCTCCTACCGCCTGCTGGTGACTTTTGTAGGATATAAAAATGTATCCCGGCCGGTGTCGGTAGCCCGCGATGCGCATTCGGACGCAGGCACGCTGCTGATGACCGAGCAAGGCACCGATCTGAGCGAGGTGGTGATCCGGCAGGAGATTGCGCCGGTGACGATTAAACAGGACACGCTGGAATTCAATGCAGGGGCATTCAAAACGCAGCCCAATGCGCAGGTGGAAGAATTGCTGCGCAAATTGCCGGGCATTGAAGTAGCCCGCGACGGCTCGATCAAGGCGAACGGCGTAGCCGTGAACAAGGTCCTCGTGGATGGCAAGCCGTTCTTTGGCAACGACCCCAAAATGGCGACCCGCAACCTCCCTGCCGACATTGTCGATAAGGTGCAGATGTACGATCAATCTTCGGATCAATCGCAGTTTTCGGGTGTGGACGACGGCGACCGCGAGCGCACGATCAACATTACCATCAAAAAAGACAAAGGCAAGGGTTATTTTGGTCAGAACGCGGTGGGAGTCGGGCCGCGGACAGGCGGGCCGCGGGCGGTCGGGCCGCGATCGGGCGGGCAGTCCGCTGCCAGCCAGTCGGCGCGGTATCAGGCCCGGCTGAACGTGAACCGGTTCAATAACCACAATGGCGGCCCCAACAGGCAGCTTTCGGTGATCGGACAGGCCAATAACCTCAACCAGCAGAACTTTACCATGTCCGACGGCAACCTGCCGGGTCCGGGATCGGGCGGGCCGCAGCAGGTGGGCCAGCCGGGCGGTGAAGGGTCAGAAGGGCAGGTTGCGCCATCCAACATTACGACTGTGGCCGCATTGGGAGCCAACTATCGTACCGAAAGCAATGCCGTGAAGTGGGGCAAGCGTACCGAAATGACCGCGAGCTATTTCGCCAGCCGTGCCGTGACTACCACCGACCAGCAAGCGCGGCGTGAAAACATCCTTCCCGGGCAGTCGTTCATCGCCGATCAAAGCAGTTATTCCAAAAACACTATGCTATCGCACCGCATCAACGGCCGTTTCGAGTTGCCACTCGACTCGCTCACGAGCCTGCGCTTCACCCCCAACATCAGCTTTCAAACGAAGGATTTTCGAAGCAGCAACGCGAGTTACTCCTACCGTTCGCCGGAAGATTCACTCAACAAAGGTTTGACCAACTATAACCTCCGCGGCTACGGCCTGAATGCCTATAACAACCTGCTCCTCATGCGCAAATACCGAAAAGAAGGCCGCTCGCTGTCGGCTAACCTGAATTCGATACTGACAACCGGCGGCACGACGGCCTACAACCGGTCGGCAAATACCTTCTTCGACACGCTCACGACCCCGCGCGGGCCGCAACGCATCGATCAGCGGAATGCACAAGACCAGTTCGCAATTCAGAATACGGTGAATGTCTCTTTCACAGAACCGATTTCTTTTACACAAAAACTGGAATTCAGGTATGCTTACAGCAATAGCTACGGCAAACTGCTGCGGAATGTCGCCGACAAAAGCGTGGAAACGAATGGTTATGACACCCGCGACAGCCTGCTGAGCCGCGATTTTGAGAATACATTTGAAACAAACCGCCTGGGTGCCACTTTTCAGACCCGGCGCTTGCGCTATACACTCGCATTCGGCGCCGATGCCCAGCTCGCGTCGCTGCGGCCCGAAGACCGCTCCAACGACGCCAGGTACCGCACCAGTTACGCCTATTTTATGCCCAATGCGCTTTTTTCATACACATTCAGGGGTAACAAAAACCTCCGGCTGCAATACCGGACCCGCGTGGCCTCGCCGGGGATCACACAGCTCATTCCGGTTGCCGACAATTCCAACCCGCTCAATATCACGACCGGCAACCCAACATTGCGGCCGGAATATTACCATAATCTCACACTCTCGTTTAACATTTCCGCGCGCGGCGGTGCGGATAACCTGTTCGTTTTCGGGAGTTTAAATCAAAGTAACAACCGCATCGGGCTGTCTACGCGCACCAATGCGTCGGGTGTGCTGGTAACCACGCCGGTGAATACGAGCGGTTTTGTTTCGGCGAATGGCTTTGTTTCGCTAGGCAAGAAAATCCAGCCTTTGCGGCTGTCGGTCAACCTGAGCACGCAGGGAAATCTTGCCCGGAACACGAACTTCATTAACGACGCTGACAATGTCACCACGACCACGTCGCTCGGGCAGGGCATCCGGCTGCAATCGGATTACAATGGCCGTATCGACTATGGCCTGAGCGCGCGCGTTACCTACCAGCAGGCGCGGTATTCGTTGTTATCTCAACAAAATATGCAGTTCTGGTCGCAATACGCCACGGCCGATGTGCACTGGCAACTCCCCGGCAACCTGGTGATCACGTCCGACGTCACTTATATCGGCAACACTGGTCGGGCGGAGGGGTATAACCAGCGATTCCTGCTTTGGAACGCGGCTATTGCAAAGCAATTTCTGCGGACGCGCCAGGCGGAGGTCCGGTTGCAGGTTTTCGATCTGCTCAATCAAAACCGCAGCCTCATCCGCAACACCGGTGACACGTACATCGAGGATGTGCGCAGCCGCGTATTGAAGCGCTACTTTCTGTTGACCCTCGTGTACAACCTCAGGAAATTCGGAAGCTGA